One Phaseolus vulgaris cultivar G19833 chromosome 11, P. vulgaris v2.0, whole genome shotgun sequence genomic window carries:
- the LOC137839332 gene encoding uncharacterized protein: MAEQQAPPPRRTLGDYVMYQGPRHFSSIAIPTTAKALEINPDFLTLISAYQFTAMEHEDPYSHLDKFYELVGTMGFQSGKAKEWLKSLPNQSLTSWKDVEENFLQRFFPISRYIKAKSDIKMLLDVAAGGTMMALDVEQATIIIDALASTDYKAQHDGQDLHNKGLLEDALLAKNKILTQQIEQLTAQMAKLPQQLYVVHSSQSQSQSIRCDFCGDVHPNGHCFYQNNSPEVEDPSMLERMNKVEDALTKIVSTQDNIVKAQDNSMAMIRSIKIQMGQLTKQIAQIPEEQNGQFSINSQTNSKEHCDNVVAEQEEKDETKGKRDEKERSEEEKIKRKSENKERGVLEKDLSYPHSPSKKEKERKFFDKLLPKNYFAGNLKQDSTFERFRKNRSYIEERNIELEDGYNVIIQKGLPKKFKDPGSFNLPVSIGALLVANALLDLGASVNIIPLAMLKKIGDLEIKPTKMTLKLADQVTKYPYGVVEDVLVKVDKFTFPVDFVVMDMKEDEEVPLILGRPFMKTARIIVDVDKGELQVRTQDEEEKNVYRMMQQRELSILK; the protein is encoded by the exons ATGGCAGAACAACAAGCaccacctcctaggaggacacttggagattatgtcatgtaccaaggaccaagacatttttctagtattgcaatacctACTACTGCCAAGGCCTTGGAAATCAATCCCgattttctcactctcatcagTGCCTATCAATTTACAGCAATGGAACATGAGGATCCATATTCACATTTGGataaattttatgaattggtaGGAACAATGGGTTTTCAATCAG GAAAGGCTAAGGAATGGCTCAAATCACTTCCAAATCAGAGCCTCACTAGCTGGAAGGATGTAGAGGAAAATtttttgcaaagattttttccaatttctcgctacatcaaagcaaa ATCTGACAtaaagatgctcctagatgttgcagctggtggcacaatgatggcccttgatgtagaacaagcgACAATAATTATTGATGCATTGGCATCAACTGATTATAAAGCCCAACATGATGGACAAGATCTTCATAATAAAGGGTTGTTAGAAGATGCACTCTTGGCTAAAAATAAGATTCTGACACAGCAGATTGAGCAACTAACtgcacaaatggctaaattgccccaacaattatatgttgttcattCATCTCAAAGCCAAAGTCAGTCAAtcaggtgtgatttttgtggagatgttcatcctaatggtcactgTTTTTATCAGAACAATTCACCTGAAGTTGAGGATCCATCCATGCTTGAAAGAATGAATAAAGTTGAAGACGCTCTGACAAAGATTGTGAGCACGCAGGACAATATTGTGAAAGCGCAGGACAATAGCATGGCCATGATTAGGAGCATAAAGATCCAGATGGGACAACTGACCAAACAAATTGCACAAATTCCAGAGGAACAAAATGGCCAGTTTTCAATCAATAGCCAAACCAATTCAAAAGAGCATTGCGATAATGTAGTTGCTgaacaagaagaaaaagatgagacaaaggggaagagagatgagaaagagagaagtgaggaggaaaaaataaagaggaaaagtgaaaataaggagagaggagttcttgaaaaagatttatcatatcctcattCTCCTtcaaaaaaagagaaggaaagaaaattctttgataaattgctccctaaaaattattttgcaggaaatttgaagcaagattcaacatttgaaagatttcgaaagaataggagctatattgaagaaagaaatatagaGCTTGAGGATGGATACAATGTCATTATTCAAAAAGGCTTGCCTAAAAAATTCAAGGACCCAGGGAGTTTTAACCTTCCCGTGTCTATAGGTGCTTTATTAGTAGCCAATGCTTTATTGGATTTGGGAGCAAGCGTAAATATAATTCCTTTGGCAATGCTGAAGAAAATAGGGGATTTGGAGATTAAACCCACCAAGATGACTTTAAAGCTAGCTGATCAAGTAACCAAGTATCcatatggtgtggttgaagatgttctcGTCAAGGTGGATAAATTCACATTCCCTGTGGATTTTGTTGTGATggacatgaaagaagatgaggaggTTCCCTTGATACTTGGAAGACCCTTTATGAAGACTGCTAGAATCATAGTTGATGTCGACAAAGGAGAACTTCAAGTTAGAACTCAAGATGAGGAG GAGAAGAATGTGTACAGAATGATGCAACAAAGAGAGTTGTCCATCTTGAAATAA